In Anaerostipes hadrus ATCC 29173 = JCM 17467, a single genomic region encodes these proteins:
- a CDS encoding class C sortase, which produces MKQKIIPILVILAGFFLLSYPFVSNYLFEKSAGSTVESYQEKAAGMDQAIIKKVMDEAKQYNGELMRSSVQLTDPFKVKRLDGEMVHYNRILNIDGSSIMGYLKIPCISINLPIYHGTSGTVLEHGIGHLATSSFPIGGKDTHAVLTGHTGLSSAKIFTDLTEMKKGDFFFIHVLDKKLAYSVDQITVVEPQDTKKLQIMEGKDHVTLVTCTPYGVNDKRLLVRGVRTAYHAKEEEIRARNHHSQWMEVYKRAIFAGLLIICVLIAARKVYEKMKRKSGERRYG; this is translated from the coding sequence ATGAAACAAAAGATCATACCGATTCTGGTTATTCTGGCCGGCTTTTTTCTGCTGTCTTATCCATTTGTAAGCAACTATCTGTTTGAAAAGAGTGCAGGTTCGACAGTGGAAAGTTATCAGGAAAAGGCAGCCGGAATGGATCAGGCGATCATAAAAAAAGTAATGGATGAAGCAAAACAGTATAATGGGGAATTGATGCGATCTTCAGTACAGTTGACTGATCCGTTTAAGGTAAAACGTTTGGATGGAGAGATGGTTCATTATAATAGAATATTAAATATTGATGGATCATCGATCATGGGATATTTAAAGATTCCTTGCATTTCAATTAATCTGCCGATCTATCATGGGACAAGTGGGACAGTTTTGGAACATGGGATCGGACATCTGGCTACATCTTCCTTTCCGATTGGAGGAAAAGATACCCATGCGGTGCTGACTGGACATACTGGGCTTAGTTCTGCAAAAATCTTTACAGATCTGACAGAGATGAAAAAGGGAGATTTCTTTTTTATACATGTATTGGATAAAAAGCTTGCTTACAGTGTGGATCAGATCACAGTCGTGGAACCACAAGATACAAAGAAACTTCAGATCATGGAAGGAAAAGATCATGTAACATTGGTTACTTGCACACCCTATGGAGTTAATGACAAGCGTTTATTAGTCCGAGGAGTTCGCACAGCTTATCATGCAAAAGAGGAAGAGATAAGAGCAAGAAATCATCATTCGCAATGGATGGAAGTTTACAAACGGGCCATCTTTGCGGGACTATTGATCATTTGTGTATTGATCGCAGCCAGAAAAGTATATGAAAAGATGAAAAGAAAAAGCGGAGAAAGGAGATATGGGTGA